A window from Ardenticatenales bacterium encodes these proteins:
- a CDS encoding trypsin-like peptidase domain-containing protein has protein sequence MNRAKILAFVSLCFSLVALMLLLPGAFKQPASAADLPDGLAVGGQPLKNVAVLTMPAVDNEALLAEDQANYGPGVPVRFALPLDVRVTPATHGTWETLADGSLLWRLRISSPGAVSLNLGFTRYKMPAHAQLMLYTPDYRTVRGPFTAADNELHGQFWSPILLGDEIVIEVSLPAAEQDALSLELTAVNHGYAEFGSTQRFLSGACNVDVVCPEGDLWRDEIRSVAVISTGGSTFCTGFLVNNTAQDLTPYFMTANHCGINNGNAPSLVVYWNYENSWCRPVDDPVNGQPGDGNLSQFQSGSFWRASYSPSDFTLVELDDAPNPAFNVHWAGWDATPADATSATAIHHPNTDEKRISFEFDPTTTTSYLGTSVPGDGTHVRVEDWDVGTTEPGSSGSPLFNQDHRIIGQLHGGYAACYNNLSDWYGRVSVSWTGGGGSSNRLVDWLDPINSGNLVLDGRDMIEAPDFNISATPESRNVCAGSNALYTLTIGQENNYADPVTLSVSGQPGGTTPYFSVNPVIPPGTSDMVIGNTGSAPAGSYSLEVMGMAPTSTHTVTVGLIINDSAPGNATLIAPYGVDAPLVPTFQWSAANQGASYLIVVKNITSGELRYALTKETSHTFNTPLDPLSIYVWTVRAYNPCGAGSFAQPFYFRTQDIPPILLVDDDDNSPNVQSSYTAALDALGLGYDLWDTNNSDNEPDAATLLAYDVVIWFTGDEFGGFAGPGSAGETALASYLDNGKCLFISSQDYVWDRGVTGFMQNYLGVASATSDVSQATVTGAGTVYGGLGPYTLQYPFTNYSDQINPGAGAETAFSGNQGSAAVDKDNGVYKTTFWGFPWEALPNAATRQQLMSTTLNWCGGN, from the coding sequence ATGAATCGTGCAAAAATTCTGGCGTTTGTCAGCCTATGTTTCAGCCTCGTCGCCCTCATGCTGCTGCTGCCGGGCGCGTTTAAGCAGCCGGCCAGCGCGGCGGACCTGCCGGACGGTTTGGCCGTGGGGGGTCAGCCGTTGAAAAATGTGGCGGTGTTGACGATGCCCGCCGTGGATAATGAGGCGCTGCTGGCGGAAGATCAGGCCAATTATGGCCCTGGCGTTCCGGTGCGTTTCGCGCTGCCGCTGGATGTGCGCGTGACGCCGGCGACGCATGGAACGTGGGAGACGCTGGCGGATGGCTCGCTGCTGTGGCGGCTGCGCATCAGCTCCCCGGGGGCGGTTTCCTTGAATCTGGGTTTTACGCGGTATAAAATGCCGGCACACGCCCAACTCATGCTCTACACCCCCGACTACCGTACCGTGCGCGGCCCCTTCACCGCCGCCGACAACGAACTGCACGGCCAGTTCTGGTCCCCCATCCTTCTCGGTGACGAAATCGTCATCGAAGTCAGCCTCCCCGCCGCCGAACAGGACGCCCTCAGTCTCGAACTCACCGCCGTCAACCACGGCTACGCCGAATTTGGCAGCACCCAACGCTTCCTCTCCGGCGCGTGCAACGTAGACGTTGTCTGCCCCGAAGGCGACCTGTGGCGAGACGAAATCCGCTCCGTCGCCGTCATCAGCACTGGCGGCTCCACCTTCTGCACCGGCTTCCTGGTCAACAACACCGCCCAGGACCTCACCCCCTACTTCATGACGGCCAACCACTGCGGCATCAACAATGGCAACGCGCCCTCGCTGGTCGTTTACTGGAACTATGAAAACTCCTGGTGTCGCCCCGTGGACGATCCCGTCAATGGGCAGCCCGGCGACGGCAACCTGAGCCAGTTCCAGTCGGGTTCCTTCTGGCGCGCCTCCTACAGCCCATCCGACTTCACCCTGGTGGAGCTGGATGACGCCCCCAATCCGGCATTCAACGTTCATTGGGCCGGTTGGGATGCCACCCCCGCCGACGCCACCTCCGCCACGGCCATCCACCACCCCAACACAGACGAAAAGCGCATCAGCTTTGAATTCGACCCCACCACAACGACCTCCTACCTGGGAACCAGCGTCCCCGGCGACGGCACGCACGTGCGCGTGGAGGATTGGGACGTGGGCACGACGGAACCCGGCTCCTCCGGTTCGCCGCTGTTTAACCAGGATCATCGCATCATCGGCCAGCTTCATGGCGGTTACGCGGCCTGCTACAACAACCTCTCTGACTGGTATGGGCGCGTTTCTGTTTCCTGGACAGGTGGCGGCGGCAGCAGCAATCGCCTGGTGGATTGGTTGGACCCGATCAATAGTGGCAACCTGGTTTTGGATGGGCGGGATATGATTGAAGCACCCGACTTCAACATCTCCGCTACACCAGAATCGCGTAACGTTTGTGCCGGCAGCAACGCCCTCTACACGCTCACCATTGGTCAGGAAAACAACTACGCCGACCCCGTCACCCTCAGCGTCAGCGGGCAGCCCGGCGGAACCACCCCCTACTTCAGCGTCAACCCCGTCATTCCGCCCGGAACCAGCGACATGGTCATCGGCAACACCGGCAGCGCGCCTGCCGGCAGCTACAGCCTGGAAGTGATGGGCATGGCTCCCACCAGCACCCACACCGTCACCGTTGGCCTGATCATCAACGACAGCGCCCCCGGCAACGCCACCCTCATCGCCCCCTACGGCGTGGACGCCCCGCTCGTCCCCACCTTCCAATGGTCGGCGGCCAATCAAGGCGCATCCTACCTGATCGTGGTCAAAAACATCACCAGCGGCGAACTGCGCTATGCCCTCACCAAAGAAACCAGCCATACCTTCAACACCCCGCTGGACCCGCTGAGCATCTACGTCTGGACCGTGCGCGCCTACAATCCCTGCGGCGCAGGTTCCTTCGCCCAGCCATTCTACTTCCGCACCCAGGACATTCCCCCCATTCTCCTCGTCGACGACGATGACAACAGCCCCAACGTGCAAAGCAGTTACACGGCGGCGCTGGATGCTCTGGGCCTGGGGTACGACCTGTGGGACACGAACAACAGCGACAATGAGCCGGACGCAGCCACCCTCCTCGCCTACGACGTAGTCATCTGGTTCACGGGCGACGAATTTGGCGGCTTTGCCGGCCCTGGCTCCGCCGGCGAAACGGCGCTTGCCTCCTATCTGGATAACGGCAAATGCCTCTTCATCAGCAGCCAGGACTACGTCTGGGATCGCGGCGTGACCGGCTTCATGCAGAACTACCTGGGCGTGGCCTCCGCCACCAGCGACGTCAGTCAGGCAACCGTCACCGGCGCAGGCACTGTGTACGGCGGCCTCGGCCCCTATACACTGCAATACCCGTTCACCAACTACAGCGACCAGATCAACCCTGGCGCGGGCGCGGAAACGGCATTTAGCGGCAACCAGGGCAGCGCCGCCGTGGACAAGGACAACGGCGTCTACAAAACCACCTTCTGGGGCTTCCCCTGGGAAGCGCTGCCGAACGCGGCCACCCGCCAGCAGCTCATGAGCACCACGCTCAACTGGTGCGGCGGCAACTAA
- a CDS encoding S8 family serine peptidase: MQFSSPKSNKWLWLVLLLLLGGGLLLGSRGGAATAAPVDDTTAITLTPAAYAQLRGVQPIHMVDYGAFLWLELSASDYARVQNAGIPHQLDANFTTLTLGELTWDTRRGGPALPAGWAEAANSGPDYRLVQLIGPTRLEWLTALEQSGLQLVQYIHPHTYVVWGEPAALNQAAAHTFVRWTGDFAPAYRLLPSWRRLDSRPLDANVLIYRGADVDGVLRQLAATGATITDQATLNATWVMAGVTLAGNQLGAAARIPGVYSLQPNPTNGGLRGEMSDQISVGNYDQNNQAYPGYPDYLANIGVDGSGVIIANVDGGVQDNHPDLVNRMVPCTGTTCGGGAVSSHGTHTAGIMAADGSSGTMDGFGFLRGLGQAPGANLVEQVYSPYYTQPGGMLLLMTDSYNNDASLSGNSWGPSGSPLGYDDDTLQVDIGVRDADPDAPGNQPLSYILSFMNGNGGTSSQGTPDEAKNIFTIGSTKMQNSNGSQILQIDDLSSNSAHGPALDGRTIPHMVAPGCQVDSTYSGSSYALLCGTSMASPHTSGAVAVFIEYYRNLYGVDPSPALIKAAFLPVAHDLAGHLDADGGVLGHPFDSKQGWGRMNLDAAVNPDVLIQYFDNPTILDNTGEVWSQTLSPADPSKPMKMMLVWTDAPGHGLGGSTPAWNNDLDLVVTYQGNTYYGNQFGVNGWSTPGGSADYRNNTEGVFFGPTANGAAQVQVIAADINSDGVPNMGDETDQDFALVCYNCITQADFTLAAAPASRTICAPANAHYDIEVGSVLGYNDPVSLSVSGVPGGAVSNFSVNPVVPPGNSLLTIGNTGAAAAGSYALTITGMAPTSTHTTDVGLNIYNANPGAPTLVGPVGVDQPLVPTFEWSAANQGAMYLLLVKNISSGELRYVVTSETSYTFAAPLDPYAIHAWSVRAYNPCGAGPLAQFAFFRTQEIPPILLVDDDDNGPDVRAAYTAALDGMGLQYDVWDTNNSDNEPDAATLLQYDAVIWFTGDEFGGAAGPGSAGEVALAGYLNAGNCLFISAQDYLYDRGQTAFMSTYLGLGSGSNDSGNYTSVTGQGTVFNGLGPYTLAYPFTDYADIFNPGGGAETAFVGNNGNGAAIAKDSGVYKTTFWGYPWEAISTAGARQEAMATFLTWCGQ; the protein is encoded by the coding sequence ATGCAATTCTCTTCCCCTAAGTCAAACAAGTGGTTGTGGCTGGTTTTGCTGCTCCTGCTTGGCGGCGGTTTGCTGCTGGGCAGTCGTGGCGGGGCCGCTACCGCCGCGCCCGTAGATGATACGACGGCGATCACGCTGACGCCGGCGGCGTATGCACAACTGCGCGGCGTGCAGCCTATACACATGGTCGATTACGGCGCATTTTTGTGGTTGGAACTCTCGGCATCTGATTACGCGCGCGTGCAAAATGCCGGCATTCCCCACCAACTCGACGCCAACTTCACCACCCTCACCCTCGGCGAACTCACCTGGGACACCCGCCGCGGCGGTCCCGCCCTCCCCGCCGGTTGGGCCGAAGCCGCCAACAGCGGCCCCGACTACCGCCTCGTGCAACTCATCGGCCCCACGCGCCTCGAATGGCTCACCGCCCTCGAACAAAGCGGCCTCCAACTCGTGCAATACATCCACCCACACACCTACGTCGTCTGGGGCGAACCCGCCGCCCTCAACCAGGCCGCCGCGCACACCTTCGTGCGCTGGACAGGCGACTTCGCCCCCGCCTACCGCCTGCTGCCCTCCTGGCGACGCCTGGACAGCCGCCCCCTGGACGCCAACGTCCTCATCTATCGCGGCGCGGACGTAGACGGCGTGCTGCGCCAGCTTGCAGCCACCGGCGCGACCATCACCGACCAGGCTACCCTCAACGCCACCTGGGTCATGGCCGGCGTCACCCTGGCCGGCAACCAACTGGGCGCGGCGGCCCGCATCCCCGGCGTCTACAGCCTGCAGCCCAACCCCACCAACGGCGGCCTGCGCGGCGAAATGAGCGACCAGATCAGCGTCGGCAACTACGACCAGAACAACCAGGCGTATCCGGGCTATCCGGACTACCTGGCGAACATCGGCGTGGATGGCAGCGGCGTGATCATCGCCAACGTGGATGGCGGCGTGCAAGACAACCACCCCGACCTGGTGAACCGCATGGTTCCCTGCACGGGGACAACTTGCGGCGGCGGGGCGGTCAGTTCTCATGGGACGCACACTGCCGGCATTATGGCCGCCGACGGTTCCTCAGGCACAATGGATGGCTTCGGCTTCCTCCGTGGCCTGGGGCAGGCCCCCGGCGCAAACCTCGTGGAGCAGGTCTACAGCCCCTACTACACCCAACCGGGCGGGATGCTCCTGCTCATGACCGACTCCTACAACAACGACGCCTCCCTCTCCGGCAACAGTTGGGGACCATCCGGCTCCCCCCTGGGCTACGACGACGACACCTTGCAGGTGGACATCGGCGTGCGCGACGCCGACCCCGACGCCCCCGGTAACCAACCCCTCTCCTACATCCTCTCCTTCATGAACGGCAACGGCGGAACCAGCAGCCAGGGCACGCCCGACGAAGCCAAAAACATCTTCACCATCGGCTCCACCAAGATGCAGAACTCCAACGGCTCCCAGATTCTGCAAATTGACGACCTCTCCAGCAACAGCGCGCATGGACCCGCCCTCGACGGGCGCACCATCCCACACATGGTCGCCCCCGGCTGCCAGGTAGATTCCACCTACTCCGGCTCCTCCTACGCCCTCCTCTGCGGAACCAGCATGGCCTCGCCGCACACCAGCGGCGCAGTCGCCGTCTTCATTGAGTATTACCGCAACCTCTATGGCGTGGACCCCAGCCCCGCCTTGATCAAGGCCGCCTTCCTGCCCGTGGCCCACGACCTGGCCGGCCACCTGGACGCCGATGGCGGCGTTCTCGGCCACCCGTTTGACAGCAAACAAGGGTGGGGACGCATGAACCTGGATGCCGCCGTCAATCCCGACGTACTCATCCAATACTTCGACAACCCCACTATTCTGGACAACACGGGTGAAGTCTGGAGCCAGACACTCTCCCCCGCCGACCCCAGCAAACCGATGAAGATGATGCTCGTCTGGACGGACGCCCCCGGGCATGGTCTCGGCGGCAGCACGCCTGCCTGGAACAACGACCTGGACCTGGTTGTCACCTACCAGGGCAACACCTACTACGGCAACCAGTTCGGCGTGAATGGCTGGTCCACCCCCGGTGGCAGCGCCGATTACCGCAACAACACCGAAGGCGTCTTCTTTGGCCCCACGGCCAACGGCGCGGCCCAGGTGCAGGTGATCGCCGCGGACATCAACTCCGACGGCGTCCCCAACATGGGCGACGAAACGGACCAGGATTTCGCCCTGGTGTGTTACAACTGCATCACGCAGGCGGACTTCACCCTGGCCGCCGCGCCCGCGTCGCGCACCATTTGCGCCCCGGCCAATGCGCATTATGACATCGAAGTGGGCAGCGTTTTGGGCTACAACGATCCCGTTAGCCTGAGCGTGAGCGGCGTGCCCGGCGGCGCGGTGAGCAACTTCAGCGTCAATCCCGTGGTCCCCCCCGGCAACAGCCTGTTGACAATTGGCAACACCGGTGCAGCGGCGGCGGGCAGCTACGCCCTGACGATTACGGGCATGGCGCCCACCAGCACGCACACCACGGACGTCGGCCTGAACATCTACAACGCCAATCCGGGCGCGCCCACGCTGGTCGGCCCCGTGGGCGTGGATCAGCCGCTGGTTCCCACGTTTGAGTGGAGCGCGGCCAACCAGGGCGCGATGTACCTGCTGCTGGTGAAAAACATCAGCAGCGGTGAACTGCGCTACGTGGTCACGTCGGAGACTAGCTACACGTTTGCCGCGCCGCTGGACCCGTATGCGATTCATGCCTGGTCGGTACGCGCCTACAATCCGTGTGGCGCGGGTCCGCTGGCCCAGTTTGCCTTCTTCCGCACGCAAGAGATTCCGCCCATTCTGTTGGTGGATGACGACGACAACGGCCCGGACGTGCGCGCCGCGTATACGGCGGCGTTGGATGGAATGGGCTTGCAGTATGACGTGTGGGATACGAATAACTCGGACAACGAGCCGGATGCGGCCACGCTGCTGCAATATGACGCGGTGATCTGGTTTACGGGAGATGAGTTTGGCGGCGCGGCGGGTCCCGGTTCGGCAGGTGAGGTGGCGTTGGCGGGGTATTTGAATGCCGGCAACTGCCTCTTCATCAGCGCCCAGGATTACCTCTACGACCGCGGCCAAACCGCCTTCATGTCCACCTACCTCGGCCTCGGTTCTGGCTCCAACGACAGCGGCAACTACACCAGCGTCACCGGCCAGGGAACCGTCTTCAACGGCCTCGGCCCCTACACCCTCGCCTACCCCTTCACCGACTACGCCGACATCTTCAACCCGGGGGGCGGCGCGGAAACCGCCTTTGTCGGCAACAACGGCAACGGCGCGGCCATCGCCAAAGACAGCGGCGTCTACAAAACCACCTTCTGGGGCTACCCCTGGGAGGCCATCTCCACCGCCGGCGCACGGCAGGAAGCGATGGCGACCTTCCTCACCTGGTGCGGCCAGTGA
- a CDS encoding S8 family serine peptidase, which translates to MTGRRLIALFSLLALVLLFSAGRNATVSQAAPAAGHHFVRVAAADIQAAAQVGLNPVRAFDYGAFQWLELTDADFTRLAASGAAYTEVLDAGYVHVPGYRFDPLLDGEPTVTPNLQAGDAGAGFRLVQLAGPTNDVWLARLEANGLRVLQYYPHNSFLVWGDAAAAARAANLEFVRWQGAFHPAYKINSDLQGRTGLINNVDIMFYNDGDPRATLATIAQLGGNVVQYYPSQPDKMFFDAIVQLDADAVESIAQMNTVLWLGYASPEAGLEDEMSSQILAGNYTGGVPFTGYYDWINDVGYDGSGVIWGIIDTGVDYDHPDLGPHIVSGYSYPGACNPAGQPGSDCSGGGHGTHVAGIVGGDATAGYTDASGFLYGLGVAPGYSIFASNSLSAPAWPPTGGWQEHSKNAVIGGAIGGNNSWTTGEGTQHGYQASERTHDIMVRDGNFDTTSVAEPFIEVFSAGNSGFSGLTSPKEGKNLIVIASSVNYRAGNIENISSFSSRGPAVDGRWVPTVAAPGEEIASARNDLGGSCSTAIPGTNNLYAFCSGTSMAAPHASGAITLSTEWWRTFNNGADPSPAMAKALLVNGAVDMGTPDIPNINEGWGRINTDNIVNNPLPTEYYDQEMIFGNTGEQWTLSVGVADLNQPLKITLAWSDAPGAVGANPALVNNLDLTVINGGNTYHGNVFANGWSATGGSADTINNLENVYVQNPQGSVTIVVDAINISGDGVPYNGDTTDQDFALICNNCVLFPDFTLTAAPSSRTICTPNNAYYNVSVGSLLGFSDPVSLSVSGLPGGAASNFSVNPVTPPGSSMMTIGNTGGAAPGNYTLTITGMAPTSTHTTDVNLSVYNAAPGAPTLIGPVGVDQPLVPTFTWNAASQSAIYLLVVKNIGTGEVRYAVTPDTSYTFGSPLDPYAIHAWSVRAYNPCGTGSFAQFGFFRTQEIPPILLVDDDDNNPDVRASYTDVLDGLGLLYDVWDTANTDNEPDVATLLQYDVVIWFTGDEFGGAAGPGGATEGALGTYLDAGNCLFISSQDYLYDRGLTAFMSNYLGLASGANDSGNYTSVTGQGTVYGGLGPYTLGYPFTDYSDIFNPAANAELAFIGNNGNGAAIAKDSGVYKTTFWGYPFEALPAGDRGVVMQTTLSWCGQ; encoded by the coding sequence ATGACAGGACGTAGGTTAATTGCATTATTTTCTTTACTGGCGCTCGTGCTTCTGTTCTCCGCCGGGCGCAACGCCACCGTTTCCCAGGCCGCGCCCGCCGCGGGCCACCACTTCGTGCGCGTAGCCGCCGCCGACATCCAGGCCGCCGCCCAGGTCGGCCTGAACCCCGTGCGCGCCTTTGACTACGGCGCATTTCAATGGCTGGAACTCACCGACGCCGACTTCACCCGCCTGGCGGCCAGCGGCGCGGCCTACACGGAAGTGCTCGACGCGGGTTACGTGCATGTTCCCGGCTACCGCTTCGATCCCTTGCTGGACGGCGAACCAACGGTAACGCCCAACCTGCAAGCCGGCGACGCGGGTGCTGGCTTCCGCCTCGTGCAGCTCGCCGGCCCCACCAATGACGTCTGGCTGGCGCGGCTCGAAGCCAACGGCCTGCGCGTGCTGCAATACTACCCCCACAACAGCTTCCTGGTCTGGGGAGATGCCGCCGCCGCCGCCCGCGCCGCCAACCTCGAATTCGTGCGCTGGCAGGGAGCCTTCCATCCCGCCTACAAGATTAATAGCGACCTGCAAGGACGCACGGGCCTGATCAATAACGTGGACATCATGTTCTACAACGATGGCGACCCGCGGGCCACGCTGGCGACCATCGCCCAACTGGGCGGCAACGTCGTGCAGTACTACCCGTCGCAGCCCGACAAGATGTTCTTCGACGCCATCGTGCAGTTGGACGCCGACGCCGTGGAAAGCATCGCGCAAATGAACACCGTCTTGTGGCTCGGCTACGCCAGCCCGGAAGCCGGCCTGGAAGATGAAATGTCCAGCCAGATTTTGGCGGGCAACTACACGGGCGGCGTGCCCTTCACCGGTTATTATGACTGGATCAACGACGTGGGCTACGATGGCAGCGGCGTCATCTGGGGCATCATTGACACGGGCGTGGACTACGACCATCCCGATCTGGGTCCGCACATCGTCAGCGGCTACAGCTACCCTGGCGCGTGCAACCCGGCGGGGCAGCCCGGCTCTGACTGTTCCGGCGGCGGTCATGGTACGCACGTTGCCGGCATCGTCGGCGGAGACGCCACGGCCGGATACACAGACGCCAGCGGCTTCCTCTACGGCCTGGGCGTCGCCCCCGGCTACAGCATCTTCGCTTCCAACTCCCTCTCCGCTCCCGCCTGGCCCCCCACCGGCGGCTGGCAAGAACACAGCAAAAACGCCGTCATCGGCGGGGCCATTGGGGGTAACAACTCCTGGACCACCGGCGAAGGCACGCAGCACGGCTACCAGGCCAGCGAGCGCACCCACGACATCATGGTCCGCGATGGCAACTTCGACACCACCAGCGTGGCCGAACCGTTCATCGAAGTGTTCTCTGCCGGCAATTCCGGCTTCAGCGGCCTCACTTCCCCCAAAGAAGGCAAAAACCTGATCGTCATTGCCAGCAGCGTCAACTACCGTGCCGGCAACATCGAAAACATCTCCAGTTTCAGCAGCCGCGGCCCCGCCGTTGATGGCCGCTGGGTTCCCACCGTCGCCGCGCCCGGCGAAGAAATCGCCTCCGCCCGCAACGACCTCGGCGGCAGTTGCTCCACCGCCATCCCCGGAACCAACAACCTCTACGCCTTCTGCTCCGGCACCAGCATGGCCGCCCCGCACGCCTCCGGGGCCATCACCCTCTCCACCGAATGGTGGCGCACCTTCAACAACGGCGCGGATCCCAGCCCGGCGATGGCCAAAGCCCTACTGGTCAACGGCGCCGTGGACATGGGCACGCCCGACATCCCCAACATCAACGAAGGCTGGGGCCGCATCAACACCGACAACATCGTCAACAACCCCCTGCCCACCGAGTATTACGACCAGGAAATGATCTTCGGCAATACGGGTGAACAGTGGACGCTCTCCGTGGGCGTCGCCGACCTCAACCAGCCGCTGAAAATCACCCTGGCCTGGTCTGATGCCCCCGGAGCCGTCGGCGCCAACCCCGCCCTGGTAAACAATCTCGACCTCACCGTCATCAACGGCGGCAACACCTACCACGGCAATGTCTTCGCCAACGGTTGGTCCGCCACCGGCGGCAGCGCGGACACGATCAACAACCTGGAAAACGTGTACGTGCAGAACCCGCAGGGCAGCGTCACCATCGTCGTCGATGCCATCAACATCAGTGGCGACGGGGTGCCCTACAACGGCGACACCACCGACCAGGACTTCGCCCTCATCTGCAACAACTGCGTTCTCTTCCCCGACTTCACCCTCACCGCCGCCCCCTCCAGCCGCACAATCTGCACGCCCAACAATGCCTACTACAACGTGAGCGTGGGCAGCCTGCTTGGCTTTAGCGATCCGGTGAGCCTGAGCGTCAGCGGCCTGCCCGGCGGCGCGGCCAGCAATTTCTCCGTGAACCCGGTCACGCCTCCCGGCTCCAGCATGATGACGATTGGCAACACAGGCGGCGCGGCCCCCGGCAACTACACCCTGACGATTACGGGCATGGCGCCCACGAGCACGCACACGACCGACGTGAACCTGAGCGTGTACAACGCCGCCCCCGGCGCACCCACGTTGATCGGTCCCGTAGGCGTGGACCAGCCGCTGGTTCCCACATTCACGTGGAACGCGGCCAGCCAGTCGGCCATCTACCTGTTGGTGGTGAAAAATATCGGCACGGGTGAAGTGCGCTATGCCGTAACGCCAGACACCAGCTATACGTTTGGCTCGCCGCTGGACCCGTATGCGATCCATGCGTGGTCGGTGCGCGCGTACAATCCGTGCGGCACGGGCAGCTTCGCCCAGTTTGGCTTCTTCCGCACGCAGGAGATTCCGCCCATTCTCCTGGTGGACGATGACGACAACAACCCGGACGTGCGCGCATCGTACACGGATGTGTTGGATGGCCTGGGCTTGCTGTACGATGTCTGGGACACGGCCAACACCGACAATGAGCCGGACGTGGCCACGCTGCTGCAATATGACGTCGTTATCTGGTTCACGGGTGACGAGTTTGGCGGCGCGGCGGGGCCGGGCGGCGCGACAGAAGGGGCGTTGGGAACGTATCTGGATGCCGGCAACTGTCTCTTCATCAGCTCCCAGGATTACCTCTACGACCGCGGCCTCACCGCCTTCATGAGCAACTACCTCGGCCTGGCTTCCGGCGCCAATGACTCCGGCAACTACACCAGCGTCACCGGCCAGGGAACCGTCTACGGCGGCCTCGGCCCCTACACCCTCGGCTACCCCTTCACCGACTACTCCGACATCTTCAACCCCGCCGCCAATGCGGAACTCGCCTTCATCGGCAACAACGGCAACGGCGCGGCCATCGCCAAAGATAGCGGCGTCTACAAGACAACGTTCTGGGGCTACCCCTTCGAGGCGCTCCCCGCCGGCGACCGCGGCGTGGTCATGCAGACGACGCTTAGCTGGTGTGGGCAGTAG
- a CDS encoding DUF4349 domain-containing protein: MKKIWRFGLYLALATLVLAGCAGTAEQLEVQRVVASEDSASFAEDIAGEAAPMTIAQTSNMAADVELPAQPMIIRTGSISIIVASTEETMSSISGLASGMEGWVVSSNLYQYGQANRGNITVRVPVAQFDAAMAQIKALALEVNSESSSGQDVTEEYVDLTARLTNLEATAARVRGFLDEAKDVEDALAVNQELSSLEAQIEQIKGRMKYLSQSAAFSTIEVEITPDILSRPIEIVGWRPQGVAKEAVEDLVEFLQDLADFLIRFVIYALPQLLILGVPAFFIIRAIIRAIRKRRQPAPPSPEN, encoded by the coding sequence ATGAAGAAGATATGGCGGTTTGGTTTATACTTGGCCCTGGCGACGCTGGTTTTAGCGGGTTGCGCGGGAACTGCGGAACAGTTGGAAGTTCAGCGTGTGGTGGCATCGGAGGATTCGGCCAGTTTCGCGGAGGATATCGCAGGCGAGGCCGCGCCGATGACGATTGCTCAGACCTCTAATATGGCGGCGGATGTGGAATTGCCGGCACAACCCATGATCATCCGCACCGGCAGTATCAGCATCATCGTCGCCAGCACCGAGGAAACCATGAGCAGCATCTCCGGCCTGGCCAGCGGCATGGAAGGGTGGGTCGTCAGCAGCAACCTCTACCAGTATGGGCAGGCCAACCGGGGCAACATCACCGTGCGCGTGCCCGTGGCCCAGTTTGACGCGGCCATGGCCCAGATCAAGGCGCTGGCGCTGGAAGTGAACAGTGAATCCTCCAGCGGCCAGGACGTGACGGAAGAGTACGTGGACCTGACGGCGCGTCTGACGAATCTGGAGGCCACGGCGGCCCGTGTGCGCGGCTTCCTCGACGAGGCGAAAGATGTGGAAGACGCGCTGGCCGTCAACCAGGAGTTGAGCAGCCTGGAGGCGCAGATTGAGCAGATCAAGGGGCGTATGAAGTATTTGTCCCAGTCGGCGGCTTTCTCCACGATTGAGGTGGAAATCACCCCGGATATTTTGTCGCGGCCCATCGAGATTGTTGGCTGGCGCCCGCAGGGCGTGGCAAAGGAGGCCGTGGAGGACCTGGTTGAGTTCTTGCAGGACCTGGCGGACTTCCTCATTCGCTTTGTCATCTACGCGCTGCCGCAATTGTTGATTTTGGGCGTGCCGGCATTTTTCATCATCCGCGCCATCATCCGGGCCATCCGCAAACGCCGCCAGCCCGCCCCCCCATCCCCCGAAAACTAA
- a CDS encoding metallophosphoesterase family protein has product MRLLIISDIHANLTALEAVLTDAQGAWDQVWCLGDVVGYGPDPNECVTLLQSLPHISLSGNHDWAVLDRLDINTFNPEARQAIGWTQDQLTPESRAYLEELPSLIFIEPIFTLAHASPRQPVWEYILDAATAAVNFNHFETSNCLVGHTHVPIIYALRDDRVTTRAPLYGQPFTLNESERLIINPGSVGQPRDADPRAAYALLDLERMTWEHRRVGYDIDATQERMRRHNLPQRLITRLAYGW; this is encoded by the coding sequence ATGCGTTTACTCATCATCTCCGACATTCATGCAAATCTAACCGCGTTGGAGGCTGTTCTGACGGATGCCCAGGGAGCCTGGGACCAGGTTTGGTGTCTGGGCGATGTGGTTGGCTACGGCCCTGATCCGAACGAATGCGTGACGTTGCTGCAATCGCTGCCGCACATTTCGCTGTCCGGCAACCACGATTGGGCCGTCCTGGACCGGCTGGACATCAACACCTTCAACCCGGAGGCGCGCCAGGCCATTGGTTGGACGCAAGATCAGTTAACGCCAGAAAGTCGCGCCTACCTGGAAGAACTGCCGTCGCTGATCTTCATTGAGCCAATCTTCACGCTGGCGCACGCCAGTCCGCGCCAGCCCGTCTGGGAATACATTTTGGACGCAGCCACGGCTGCCGTCAACTTCAATCACTTCGAGACAAGCAACTGCCTCGTCGGGCATACGCACGTCCCCATCATCTATGCTCTGCGCGACGACCGCGTGACGACGCGCGCGCCGCTATATGGACAGCCATTCACGCTGAACGAGAGCGAGCGGCTGATCATCAATCCGGGCAGCGTAGGCCAGCCACGGGATGCCGACCCGCGCGCGGCTTATGCGTTGCTGGACCTGGAGCGAATGACGTGGGAGCATCGCCGCGTGGGGTATGATATTGACGCCACACAGGAGCGAATGCGCCGGCATAATCTGCCCCAGCGCCTGATTACGCGCCTGGCGTATGGCTGGTGA